From the genome of uncultured Methanobacterium sp.:
CTGACTGCACCGTACTGATAAAACCTGTTTCATTGTCAAGGGAATCTAGGGAGTAATCAAGATTATCATAGATATAATCAATTTTGTTTACAATTGCTGTCCATGCTGCGCTATCTGCATCGTCAATCACCTTCTGAAGTAATTTAGGTACTTCATCATAAGCACGCGAAGTATCCATTCTTACCCCACAGACCGGTGATCCTTGCAAGTCAGTCTCTTTCTTTCCAATCTCCGAATCCACCAGATTCCCTTTCACATAATTCCCAGTTACATCCATATTTAATCACCTCGAAATATCAGTAGTAATTTCCACCTTTTTCATACGCTGCCCTGCGGTTGTTTGCCATTTGTAACAGGATTTTATCTGCTTCCGGGTCTTCCAGGGCATATTTTTTCCATAAATCGATCAGTTGGTCTTCAGGTACAACAATAATTCCCTTATGCTCTGCAACCCGGTCCAGAATGAGATTTGCTGCTTTATCAACTGGATAAGCATCTTCAGGAATCTTTATTTCATCATGAGTCTTACCATCAATTGATTTTTTAAAGATAGGTGTTGCAATGTTGGATGGGCAGATAGTTGAAAAATGAAGGCCTTTTTCTGCATACTCATATCTTAAAGATTCAGTGAGGCCTGTGACACCAAATTTTGTAAGTGAATAAAGTGCTTGAAATGGGAATGGAATGATTCCTGCAATAGAGCTGGTGTTGATGATATGTCCATATCCCTGTTTTAGCATTATGGGCACAGCAGTATCAACCCCGTAAATAACACTCCAAAGATTGGTGTCAATGATAGTTTTCCAGTCTTCAAGTGTAGCAGTTTCAAACTGTAATGTACCACCTATTCCTGCATTATTAAATAAAAAGTCTAAGCTACCTGTTTCCGTTGCAGTATCTTGAATTGCATTCTGCACTTGTTTCTGATTGGTCACGTCCACAGTGAGTGTATTAATCCGATCCCCATATGTTGAAAGTTGTTCCGCGGCAGCTGCAACCTTTTTGGGGTTACGTCCTGCCATGTACACAATTCCTCCTCTTTTTAAAAGCTCTTCACTTAACGCATACCCAATGCCCGAGTTTGCACCGGTTACAATACAAATCTTATTTTTATAGTACTCTAAATTGTTCATAGACAATCAGCTCCTTACCTGCTTTTTTATACAGTTGTTACTCCTTATTCTATGGCTCTGGCACTTATTGTATGAGAAATGCCTTTATTTCCATTAATTATACTTCGAGTAATCCAAAACCTCCGAAAACGTAATTTTCAAGAAATTTTGTATCGGTTTGATAAGTAATGACTAAAGCGGTTGATTTTGGCCTGGGATTGAACCTTTCCTCTCCAAAATGCATTGTCATTTGATAAGTGAAATGTTTTCTTGGTTTAAACATAATATGTTCCTATTTATTGTTATTCTGATGCTACATACTAACATATTAAACTTTCGTATCTATAATTGGTCAAATTGCTCTTAAATGAGAATATTGTCGTTTTATTACATAAAAAAGCGAAAAATGGTTGTTGTTGAGGTGAGGGATCTGTAACGGCTATAATGCACTGAACTTGTATTTTTAGATAATGTGTTTCCACACTCTTTGAATAAACTCAGGCATTGCGGACATGGTATGTAACTTTAAGAAAATTGTTTCAACTTTCAGAAAATTGTTTTTGTAGAATTAGCTTCAG
Proteins encoded in this window:
- a CDS encoding SDR family oxidoreductase, yielding MNNLEYYKNKICIVTGANSGIGYALSEELLKRGGIVYMAGRNPKKVAAAAEQLSTYGDRINTLTVDVTNQKQVQNAIQDTATETGSLDFLFNNAGIGGTLQFETATLEDWKTIIDTNLWSVIYGVDTAVPIMLKQGYGHIINTSSIAGIIPFPFQALYSLTKFGVTGLTESLRYEYAEKGLHFSTICPSNIATPIFKKSIDGKTHDEIKIPEDAYPVDKAANLILDRVAEHKGIIVVPEDQLIDLWKKYALEDPEADKILLQMANNRRAAYEKGGNYY